One segment of Solanum stenotomum isolate F172 chromosome 1, ASM1918654v1, whole genome shotgun sequence DNA contains the following:
- the LOC125853481 gene encoding protein DA1-like isoform X2: protein MSANRFMLEGPSYQDQFSEDEDEDVVRAIELSLQESKGKDIYRDLEFHQNDEVEILAQVLEESTLSYAELSTSTEGSELKWWKLFKEFNPSVHTSKGTSWWRKSRKRCNTLVCDVCEEQISSEWLRCTYWGQTVCKKHISDGTPCCGACSRFKIGDVKYITLSDGRQLCPDCRYTAVMDPEDCKPLLDEVHRFFKGLNMKIRYYIPILLVDQEEIIRIHKKVCRTYANIGKVSKSIQRGENVEVVKEVEQLPPGRKVRAVLLLYGFPKLAIGSTLAHELMHAWMRVQGYRGLALNIAEGLSQVMAHKWLEWQSFTGNDYMKGTSEKAQFLRNLKEFMKDGIERRYSEAYGHGFREAKWAVERYGLIYTLEHIARKGKLPE from the exons aTGTCTGCAAATAGATTCATGCTTGAAGGTCCTTCTTACCAG GATCAATTCTCAGAAGACGAGGATGAGGACGTGGTTCGTGCTATTGAACTCTCTCTTCAAGAATCAAAGGGAAAAGACATATATAGAG ATTTGGAGTTTCACCAGAATGATGAAGTAGAAATACTTGCACAAGTGCTGGAAGAAAGCACATTATCTTATGCAGAATTGAG CACTAGCACTGAAGGCAGCGAACTGAAATGGTGGAAACTATTCAAGGAGTTTAATCCATCTGTCCATACATCAAA GGGAACTTCTTGGTGGAGAAAGAGTAGAAAGCGGTGCAATACTCTTGTTTGTGATGTATGCGAGGAACAA ATTAGCTCGGAGTGGTTAAGGTGTACCTACTGGGGCCAGACTGTCTGTAAAAAGCATATATCAGATGGAACTCCCTGCTGCGGTGCCTGTTCTAGATTTAAG ATAGGAGACGTGAAGTATATCACTCTGAGTGATGGTCGACAACTTTGCCCTGATTGTCGTTATACAGCAGTGATGGATCCTGAAGACTGTAAGCCCCTTCTTGACGAAGTTCACAGATTTTTCAAAGGCTTAAACATGAAAATCAGATATTACATTCCAATTCTGCTAGTTGACCAAGAAGAGATAATCAGAATCCATAAAAAGGTGTGTAGAACATATGCCAACATTGGCAAg GTTTCTAAATCAATACAAAGGGGTGAAAATGTTGAAGTGGTGAAAGAAGTAGAACAACTGCCTCCAGGACGCAAAGTGAGAGCAGTGCTGCTTTTATACGGCTTTCCAAA GTTGGCCATCGGATCAACTTTGGCTCATGAACTGATGCATGCTTGGATGCGCGTTCAAG GCTATAGAGGACTGGCCCTAAACATTGCAGAAGGTCTTTCTCAGGTTATGGCTCACAAGTGGCTAGAATGGCAATCTTTCACGGGCAATGACTACATGAAGGGTACAAGTGAAAAAGCTCAGTTCTTGAGAAATTTGAAAGAATTTATGAAAGATGGAATAGAGAGAAGATATTCTGAGGCATATGGTCATGGATTTAGAGAAGCAAAATGGGCAGTTGAACGTTATGGTTTAATATACACACTCGAGCATATAGCTCGTAAGGGAAAGTTACCTGAATGA
- the LOC125853481 gene encoding protein DA1-like isoform X3, which yields MSANRFMLEGPSYQDQFSEDEDEDVVRAIELSLQESKGKDIYRDLEFHQNDEVEILAQVLEESTLSYAELSTSTEGSELKWWKLFKEFNPSVHTSKGTSWWRKSRKRCNTLVCDVCEEQISSEWLRCTYWGQTVCKKHISDGTPCCGACSRFKIGDVKYITLSDGRQLCPDCRYTAVMDPEDCKPLLDEVHRFFKGLNMKIRYYIPILLVDQEEIIRIHKKVSKSIQRGENVEVVKEVEQLPPGRKVRAVLLLYGFPKLAIGSTLAHELMHAWMRVQGYRGLALNIAEGLSQVMAHKWLEWQSFTGNDYMKGTSEKAQFLRNLKEFMKDGIERRYSEAYGHGFREAKWAVERYGLIYTLEHIARKGKLPE from the exons aTGTCTGCAAATAGATTCATGCTTGAAGGTCCTTCTTACCAG GATCAATTCTCAGAAGACGAGGATGAGGACGTGGTTCGTGCTATTGAACTCTCTCTTCAAGAATCAAAGGGAAAAGACATATATAGAG ATTTGGAGTTTCACCAGAATGATGAAGTAGAAATACTTGCACAAGTGCTGGAAGAAAGCACATTATCTTATGCAGAATTGAG CACTAGCACTGAAGGCAGCGAACTGAAATGGTGGAAACTATTCAAGGAGTTTAATCCATCTGTCCATACATCAAA GGGAACTTCTTGGTGGAGAAAGAGTAGAAAGCGGTGCAATACTCTTGTTTGTGATGTATGCGAGGAACAA ATTAGCTCGGAGTGGTTAAGGTGTACCTACTGGGGCCAGACTGTCTGTAAAAAGCATATATCAGATGGAACTCCCTGCTGCGGTGCCTGTTCTAGATTTAAG ATAGGAGACGTGAAGTATATCACTCTGAGTGATGGTCGACAACTTTGCCCTGATTGTCGTTATACAGCAGTGATGGATCCTGAAGACTGTAAGCCCCTTCTTGACGAAGTTCACAGATTTTTCAAAGGCTTAAACATGAAAATCAGATATTACATTCCAATTCTGCTAGTTGACCAAGAAGAGATAATCAGAATCCATAAAAAG GTTTCTAAATCAATACAAAGGGGTGAAAATGTTGAAGTGGTGAAAGAAGTAGAACAACTGCCTCCAGGACGCAAAGTGAGAGCAGTGCTGCTTTTATACGGCTTTCCAAA GTTGGCCATCGGATCAACTTTGGCTCATGAACTGATGCATGCTTGGATGCGCGTTCAAG GCTATAGAGGACTGGCCCTAAACATTGCAGAAGGTCTTTCTCAGGTTATGGCTCACAAGTGGCTAGAATGGCAATCTTTCACGGGCAATGACTACATGAAGGGTACAAGTGAAAAAGCTCAGTTCTTGAGAAATTTGAAAGAATTTATGAAAGATGGAATAGAGAGAAGATATTCTGAGGCATATGGTCATGGATTTAGAGAAGCAAAATGGGCAGTTGAACGTTATGGTTTAATATACACACTCGAGCATATAGCTCGTAAGGGAAAGTTACCTGAATGA
- the LOC125853481 gene encoding protein DA1-like isoform X1, whose protein sequence is MSANRFMLEGPSYQDQFSEDEDEDVVRAIELSLQESKGKDIYRDLEFHQNDEVEILAQVLEESTLSYAELSTSTEGSELKWWKLFKEFNPSVHTSKGTSWWRKSRKRCNTLVCDVCEEQISSEWLRCTYWGQTVCKKHISDGTPCCGACSRFKIGDVKYITLSDGRQLCPDCRYTAVMDPEDCKPLLDEVHRFFKGLNMKIRYYIPILLVDQEEIIRIHKKSILGSTIYEKFELDAVNYVSKSIQRGENVEVVKEVEQLPPGRKVRAVLLLYGFPKLAIGSTLAHELMHAWMRVQGYRGLALNIAEGLSQVMAHKWLEWQSFTGNDYMKGTSEKAQFLRNLKEFMKDGIERRYSEAYGHGFREAKWAVERYGLIYTLEHIARKGKLPE, encoded by the exons aTGTCTGCAAATAGATTCATGCTTGAAGGTCCTTCTTACCAG GATCAATTCTCAGAAGACGAGGATGAGGACGTGGTTCGTGCTATTGAACTCTCTCTTCAAGAATCAAAGGGAAAAGACATATATAGAG ATTTGGAGTTTCACCAGAATGATGAAGTAGAAATACTTGCACAAGTGCTGGAAGAAAGCACATTATCTTATGCAGAATTGAG CACTAGCACTGAAGGCAGCGAACTGAAATGGTGGAAACTATTCAAGGAGTTTAATCCATCTGTCCATACATCAAA GGGAACTTCTTGGTGGAGAAAGAGTAGAAAGCGGTGCAATACTCTTGTTTGTGATGTATGCGAGGAACAA ATTAGCTCGGAGTGGTTAAGGTGTACCTACTGGGGCCAGACTGTCTGTAAAAAGCATATATCAGATGGAACTCCCTGCTGCGGTGCCTGTTCTAGATTTAAG ATAGGAGACGTGAAGTATATCACTCTGAGTGATGGTCGACAACTTTGCCCTGATTGTCGTTATACAGCAGTGATGGATCCTGAAGACTGTAAGCCCCTTCTTGACGAAGTTCACAGATTTTTCAAAGGCTTAAACATGAAAATCAGATATTACATTCCAATTCTGCTAGTTGACCAAGAAGAGATAATCAGAATCCATAAAAAG AGCATACTTGGCTCGACGATTTATGAGAAATTTGAACTGGACGCGGTAAATTAT GTTTCTAAATCAATACAAAGGGGTGAAAATGTTGAAGTGGTGAAAGAAGTAGAACAACTGCCTCCAGGACGCAAAGTGAGAGCAGTGCTGCTTTTATACGGCTTTCCAAA GTTGGCCATCGGATCAACTTTGGCTCATGAACTGATGCATGCTTGGATGCGCGTTCAAG GCTATAGAGGACTGGCCCTAAACATTGCAGAAGGTCTTTCTCAGGTTATGGCTCACAAGTGGCTAGAATGGCAATCTTTCACGGGCAATGACTACATGAAGGGTACAAGTGAAAAAGCTCAGTTCTTGAGAAATTTGAAAGAATTTATGAAAGATGGAATAGAGAGAAGATATTCTGAGGCATATGGTCATGGATTTAGAGAAGCAAAATGGGCAGTTGAACGTTATGGTTTAATATACACACTCGAGCATATAGCTCGTAAGGGAAAGTTACCTGAATGA